A genomic stretch from Engraulis encrasicolus isolate BLACKSEA-1 chromosome 12, IST_EnEncr_1.0, whole genome shotgun sequence includes:
- the podxl gene encoding podocalyxin isoform X1, giving the protein METKMRLSLVILTLGLLLPHCVRTDDDTAAAATTAATTTVAPTTPATTTPVPKVDDPATTTAAATTTTVPAVPSSTIAAAATTTKMLPPPPPDAKTTAATSPAAAPSATQNVTPTPSKSPDVSTTKPSGGGGQVLSVPSPNDGQTTPAVPNGSSAVSTTVAKPDDNQSNIAHQGGDSSTTAVGPNSSQQPATTKAPADQVSAIPTAAVSAQPSGSGSGSVTSSTATDAGRGPGTGTTPSTQAGGATTTVYRPPLPSLAPEDNTTTTVPPPTTTALPTTTTMATTAPLESHTHEYIKKEQPEEGEAMLDKICSRLLQLFVDGAKCSMAYRRRGSDKPMFDTVEISGKVNTSIVKSHYDDLQKVPTNDPKESDDQSAHTTLVAILASCGALALIIVGLAICTYRHGKNYRKNQCMQQHLTEEMPTVENGYHDNPTLEMEVPTETSPSPLEKKLPRPNGQTSEFNDSWIVPIDNLLKDDMIPDEEDTHL; this is encoded by the exons GTTTGCTGCTGCCACATTGTGTTAGGACAGACGacgatactgctgctgctgccaccactgccgccaccaccaccgtagCTCCCACCACTCCCGCCACTACCACTCCTGTCCCCAAAGTAGACGACCCAGCCACAACTACCGctgcagccaccaccaccaccgttccTGCTGTTCCTTCATCTACCATTGCTGCTGCCGCAACCACCACCAAAAtgctgccgccgccaccaccagatGCCAAAACGACGGCGGCTACCTCTCCCGCTGCTGCTCCCAGTGCTACCCAAAACGTGACCCCAACTCCCAGTAAGAGCCCAGATGTTAGCACTACTAAACCGAGTGGGGGCGGTGGGCAAGTTCTGAGCGTTCCCAGTCCCAATGATGGCCAAACCACCCCTGCTGTTCCCAATGGTTCTTCTGCTGTTTCCACCACTGTTGCAAAACCTGATGATAATCAGAGCAACATCGCCCACCAGG GTGGCGACAGCAGTACTACTGCAGTGGGCCCCAACAGCTCTCAGCAGCCTGCTACCACCAAGGCTCCCGCTGACCAGGTCAGCGCCATCCCCACGGCCGCCGTCTCTGCCCAgccctctggctctggctctggctctgtcaCCAGCAGCACTGCTACTGACGCTGGTAGGGGCCCAGGCACAGGCACCACTCCCTCCACCCAGGCTGGCGGGGCAACCACTACCGTCTACCGGCCACCACTACCATCGCTCGCCCCGGAGGACAACACGACCACCACAGTCCCCCCTCCGACTACCACGGCCCTGCCTACCACCACTACCATGGCAACCACCGCTCCTCTGGAGTCCCACACG CACGAGTACATAAAGAAGGAACAGCCAGAG GAGGGAGAAGCCATGCTGGACAAGATCTGCTCCCGCCTGCTGCAGCTGTTTGTGGACGGGGCCAAGTGCTCCATGGCCTACAGGAGGAGAGGCAGTGACAAGCCCATGTTTGACACCGTGGAGATCAGTGGGAAAG TTAACACGAGTATTGTAAAGAGCCACTACGATGACCTTCAAAAGGTACCG ACCAACGACCCGAAGGAGAGTGATGACCAGAGTGCCCACACCACGCTAGTGGCTATTCTAGCATCCTGCGGGGCGCTAGCTCTCATCATCGTGGGCTTAGCCATATGCACCTACCGGCATGGCAAAAACTACCGCAagaaccag TGCATGCAGCAGCACCTGACCGAGGAGATGCCGACGGTGGAGAACGGTTACCACGACAACCCCACGCTGGAGATGGAGGTCCCCACGGAGACGTCGCCCAGCCCCCTGGAGAAGAAGCTCCCGCGCCCCAACGGCCAGACCAGCGAGTTCAACGACAGCTGGATCGTGCCCATCGACAACCTGCTGAAGGATGACATGATCCCCGACGAGGAGGACACTCACCTGTAG
- the podxl gene encoding podocalyxin isoform X2, with the protein METKMRLSLVILTLGLLLPHCVRTDDDTAAAATTAATTTVAPTTPATTTPVPKVDDPATTTAAATTTTVPAVPSSTIAAAATTTKMLPPPPPDAKTTAATSPAAAPSATQNVTPTPSKSPDVSTTKPSGGGGQVLSVPSPNDGQTTPAVPNGSSAVSTTVAKPDDNQSNIAHQGGDSSTTAVGPNSSQQPATTKAPADQVSAIPTAAVSAQPSGSGSGSVTSSTATDAGRGPGTGTTPSTQAGGATTTVYRPPLPSLAPEDNTTTTVPPPTTTALPTTTTMATTAPLESHTHEYIKKEQPEEGEAMLDKICSRLLQLFVDGAKCSMAYRRRGSDKPMFDTVEISGKVNTSIVKSHYDDLQKVPTNDPKESDDQSAHTTLVAILASCGALALIIVGLAICTYRHGKNYRKNQHLTEEMPTVENGYHDNPTLEMEVPTETSPSPLEKKLPRPNGQTSEFNDSWIVPIDNLLKDDMIPDEEDTHL; encoded by the exons GTTTGCTGCTGCCACATTGTGTTAGGACAGACGacgatactgctgctgctgccaccactgccgccaccaccaccgtagCTCCCACCACTCCCGCCACTACCACTCCTGTCCCCAAAGTAGACGACCCAGCCACAACTACCGctgcagccaccaccaccaccgttccTGCTGTTCCTTCATCTACCATTGCTGCTGCCGCAACCACCACCAAAAtgctgccgccgccaccaccagatGCCAAAACGACGGCGGCTACCTCTCCCGCTGCTGCTCCCAGTGCTACCCAAAACGTGACCCCAACTCCCAGTAAGAGCCCAGATGTTAGCACTACTAAACCGAGTGGGGGCGGTGGGCAAGTTCTGAGCGTTCCCAGTCCCAATGATGGCCAAACCACCCCTGCTGTTCCCAATGGTTCTTCTGCTGTTTCCACCACTGTTGCAAAACCTGATGATAATCAGAGCAACATCGCCCACCAGG GTGGCGACAGCAGTACTACTGCAGTGGGCCCCAACAGCTCTCAGCAGCCTGCTACCACCAAGGCTCCCGCTGACCAGGTCAGCGCCATCCCCACGGCCGCCGTCTCTGCCCAgccctctggctctggctctggctctgtcaCCAGCAGCACTGCTACTGACGCTGGTAGGGGCCCAGGCACAGGCACCACTCCCTCCACCCAGGCTGGCGGGGCAACCACTACCGTCTACCGGCCACCACTACCATCGCTCGCCCCGGAGGACAACACGACCACCACAGTCCCCCCTCCGACTACCACGGCCCTGCCTACCACCACTACCATGGCAACCACCGCTCCTCTGGAGTCCCACACG CACGAGTACATAAAGAAGGAACAGCCAGAG GAGGGAGAAGCCATGCTGGACAAGATCTGCTCCCGCCTGCTGCAGCTGTTTGTGGACGGGGCCAAGTGCTCCATGGCCTACAGGAGGAGAGGCAGTGACAAGCCCATGTTTGACACCGTGGAGATCAGTGGGAAAG TTAACACGAGTATTGTAAAGAGCCACTACGATGACCTTCAAAAGGTACCG ACCAACGACCCGAAGGAGAGTGATGACCAGAGTGCCCACACCACGCTAGTGGCTATTCTAGCATCCTGCGGGGCGCTAGCTCTCATCATCGTGGGCTTAGCCATATGCACCTACCGGCATGGCAAAAACTACCGCAagaaccag CACCTGACCGAGGAGATGCCGACGGTGGAGAACGGTTACCACGACAACCCCACGCTGGAGATGGAGGTCCCCACGGAGACGTCGCCCAGCCCCCTGGAGAAGAAGCTCCCGCGCCCCAACGGCCAGACCAGCGAGTTCAACGACAGCTGGATCGTGCCCATCGACAACCTGCTGAAGGATGACATGATCCCCGACGAGGAGGACACTCACCTGTAG